The Candidatus Brocadiaceae bacterium genome has a segment encoding these proteins:
- the icd gene encoding isocitrate dehydrogenase (NADP(+)): protein MSAKPSRQPQVPEDGVLIEYSDGRLRVPDRPIVPFIEGDGTGPDIWRATRAVVEAAVRTAYGTDRRICWTQIYAADRALELFGEWVPEETFEAIRRFRMAIKGPLNTPIGGGHRSANVTLRQVLDLYACVRPVFWVPGVPCPVKEPQKLDVVVFRENTEDVYAGIEFPAGSPEADRLAAFLADELHRPVREGSAIGIKPMSEFGTKRLMRMAMQHALDNGRRSVSIMHKGNIMKYTEGAFRDWCYEVVREEFAGAAVTEQELYDAHGGTMPEGKVLVKDRIADAMFQQVLLRPDEYDVIVSPNLNGDYISDALAAQVGGLGIAPGANIGDGVALFEATHGTAPKYAGQDKVNPSSLILSARMMLEHLGWTEAADLVLKGLKAAVAQKKVTYDLERQMQGASLLKCSEFGQAVIDNM, encoded by the coding sequence ATGAGCGCGAAGCCGAGCAGGCAGCCACAAGTCCCCGAGGACGGGGTTCTGATCGAGTACTCCGACGGCAGGCTCCGGGTTCCGGACCGCCCCATCGTGCCCTTCATCGAGGGCGACGGCACCGGGCCGGACATCTGGCGGGCGACCCGGGCCGTCGTGGAGGCCGCCGTGCGGACGGCCTACGGCACGGATCGGAGAATCTGCTGGACGCAGATCTACGCGGCGGACCGCGCGCTGGAGCTGTTCGGCGAATGGGTGCCGGAGGAGACGTTCGAGGCGATCCGCCGCTTCCGCATGGCCATCAAGGGGCCGCTGAACACGCCCATCGGCGGCGGCCATCGCAGCGCGAACGTGACGCTGCGCCAGGTGCTGGACCTGTATGCCTGCGTGCGGCCCGTCTTCTGGGTGCCCGGCGTGCCGTGCCCGGTCAAGGAGCCGCAGAAGCTCGACGTGGTGGTCTTCCGCGAGAACACCGAGGACGTCTACGCCGGCATCGAGTTCCCCGCCGGCTCCCCGGAGGCCGACAGGCTGGCCGCGTTCCTGGCCGATGAACTCCACCGCCCGGTGCGCGAGGGCTCGGCGATCGGCATCAAGCCGATGAGCGAGTTCGGCACGAAGCGCCTGATGCGCATGGCCATGCAGCATGCGCTGGACAACGGCCGGCGCAGCGTGTCGATCATGCACAAGGGCAACATCATGAAGTACACCGAGGGCGCCTTCCGCGACTGGTGCTACGAGGTCGTGCGGGAGGAGTTCGCGGGCGCGGCGGTCACCGAGCAGGAGCTCTACGACGCCCACGGCGGCACCATGCCCGAGGGCAAGGTGCTGGTGAAGGACCGCATCGCCGACGCGATGTTCCAGCAGGTCCTCCTGCGCCCGGACGAATACGACGTCATCGTCAGCCCGAACCTGAACGGCGATTACATCTCCGACGCGCTGGCCGCGCAGGTGGGCGGGCTGGGCATCGCGCCGGGCGCGAACATCGGCGACGGCGTGGCGCTGTTCGAGGCGACGCACGGCACGGCGCCGAAGTACGCCGGCCAGGACAAGGTGAACCCCTCCAGCCTGATCCTCAGCGCCCGCATGATGCTCGAGCACCTGGGGTGGACGGAGGCCGCCGACCTGGTCCTGAAGGGCCTGAAGGCCGCCGTCGCGCAGAAGAAGGTCACCTACGATCTGGAACGCCAGATGCAGGGCGCGTCCCTGCTGAAATGCAGCGAGTTCGGGCAGGCCGTCATCGACAACA